A single region of the Arthrobacter sp. PAMC25564 genome encodes:
- a CDS encoding O-acetylhomoserine aminocarboxypropyltransferase/cysteine synthase family protein, which produces MADRTFGFRTRALHAGGTPDAEHGARAVPIYQTTSFVFKDTQDAANLFALQKYGNIYSRIGNPTVAAFEERIASLEGGIGAVATSSGMAAEFITFAALTQAGDHIVAASQLYGGTVTQLDVTLRRFGVDTTFVAGTDPADYAAAIRENTKAIFVEVVANPSSEVQDLEGLAKAAHDAGIPLVVDATLSTPYLVRPIEHGADIVIHSATKFLGGHGTTLGGVVVESGRFNWGNGKFPTMTEPVASYGNVSWWGNFGEYGFLTKLRCEQLRDIGPALSPQSAFQLLQGVETLPQRLDEHLKNAQAVAEWLEADERVAYVNFSGLPSHPHFERAKKYLPLGPGSVFSFGVKGGRAAGQKFIESLQLASHLANVGDSRTLVIHPGSTTHQQLSPEQLEAAGVPEDLVRISIGLEDIEDILWDLDQALTAASEAGAFPADSSTEADACTIGALS; this is translated from the coding sequence ATGGCTGACCGCACCTTCGGTTTCCGCACCCGCGCCCTGCACGCCGGCGGCACCCCCGACGCCGAGCACGGCGCCCGCGCCGTCCCGATCTACCAGACGACGTCCTTCGTGTTCAAGGACACCCAGGACGCGGCCAACCTCTTCGCCCTGCAGAAGTACGGCAACATCTATTCGCGGATCGGCAACCCCACGGTCGCCGCGTTCGAGGAGCGCATCGCCTCCCTCGAGGGCGGCATCGGTGCGGTGGCCACGTCCTCCGGCATGGCGGCCGAATTCATCACCTTCGCGGCCCTCACCCAGGCAGGGGACCACATCGTGGCCGCCTCCCAACTCTACGGCGGCACCGTCACCCAGCTCGATGTGACGCTGCGACGCTTCGGCGTCGACACCACCTTCGTCGCGGGCACCGATCCGGCGGACTACGCGGCGGCCATCCGGGAGAATACCAAGGCGATCTTCGTCGAGGTGGTGGCCAACCCGTCGTCGGAAGTCCAGGACCTTGAGGGGTTGGCGAAGGCGGCGCACGACGCCGGTATCCCGCTCGTCGTCGACGCCACCCTGAGCACGCCGTACCTCGTGCGGCCGATCGAACACGGGGCGGACATCGTGATCCACTCCGCCACGAAGTTCCTCGGCGGGCACGGCACCACCCTGGGCGGAGTGGTGGTCGAGAGCGGCCGCTTCAACTGGGGCAACGGCAAGTTCCCCACCATGACCGAACCCGTGGCCTCCTACGGCAACGTCTCCTGGTGGGGCAACTTCGGCGAGTACGGCTTCCTGACCAAGCTGCGCTGCGAGCAGTTGCGCGACATCGGACCGGCGCTGTCCCCGCAGTCGGCGTTCCAGCTGCTGCAGGGCGTGGAAACGCTCCCGCAGCGCCTGGACGAGCACCTGAAGAATGCCCAGGCCGTCGCCGAATGGCTTGAGGCCGATGAGCGCGTGGCCTACGTGAACTTCTCCGGCCTGCCCTCGCACCCGCACTTTGAGCGGGCCAAAAAGTACCTGCCGCTGGGACCGGGCTCGGTGTTTTCCTTCGGTGTGAAGGGCGGCCGTGCCGCGGGACAGAAGTTCATCGAGTCCCTGCAGCTGGCCTCGCACCTGGCCAACGTGGGCGACTCCCGGACCCTGGTGATCCACCCGGGCTCCACGACCCACCAGCAGCTCAGCCCCGAGCAGCTGGAGGCGGCCGGCGTCCCGGAGGACCTGGTGCGCATTTCCATCGGCCTCGAAGACATCGAGGACATCCTTTGGGACCTGGACCAGGCGCTTACCGCGGCGTCCGAGGCCGGGGCCTTCCCCGCGGACAGTTCAACCGAGGCTGACGCCTGCACGATTGGAGCGCTGTCATGA
- a CDS encoding CoA-binding protein, whose amino-acid sequence MSSEETRTWTGPSAPERLNLLRQAKSIAIVGASDKPSRASYFVATYLQSSTRYKVYFVNPVVKEILGEPTYASLADLPESPDIVDVFRKHDDLPGVLDEAIAAGAKTLWLQLGSWHEDVAKEAEAAGLDVVMDRCVKIEHARFHGGLHLAGFDTGVISSKRQVLA is encoded by the coding sequence ATGAGCAGTGAAGAAACCAGAACCTGGACCGGCCCGTCCGCGCCGGAACGGCTGAACCTGCTGCGGCAGGCGAAGTCGATCGCCATTGTGGGCGCCTCGGACAAGCCGTCCCGCGCGAGCTACTTCGTGGCCACCTACCTGCAGTCCTCCACCCGGTACAAGGTGTACTTCGTGAACCCGGTGGTGAAGGAAATCCTGGGCGAGCCGACGTACGCCTCGCTGGCGGACCTGCCGGAGAGCCCGGACATCGTGGATGTGTTCCGCAAGCACGACGACCTGCCCGGTGTCCTGGACGAGGCCATCGCGGCGGGCGCCAAGACGCTGTGGCTGCAGCTGGGGTCCTGGCACGAGGACGTGGCCAAGGAGGCGGAAGCCGCCGGGCTCGACGTCGTGATGGACCGCTGCGTGAAGATTGAGCATGCCCGTTTCCACGGCGGCCTGCACCTCGCCGGCTTCGACACCGGCGTCATTTCCTCGAAGCGCCAGGTCCTGGCCTAG
- a CDS encoding sigma-70 family RNA polymerase sigma factor has translation MAEQLSDDELSAALAGEPSGFSAVYTAVSPAVLGYFRARGVEDAEALTQDVFVDVLPKLAKVTGGHSGLRTFIFSVAHARLVDYRRRAARTPYLAEYDPRDDARYAKSAEDEALGSLGGMSGTLSRLNEEQREVLVLRIVADLSIEQVAGIMDKTPGAVKQLQRRGLSALRELVTEKDHAAS, from the coding sequence TTGGCAGAACAGCTAAGCGATGACGAATTGTCAGCCGCCCTAGCTGGCGAGCCCTCAGGCTTCAGCGCCGTCTACACCGCCGTTTCCCCCGCGGTGCTGGGCTACTTCCGGGCCCGCGGAGTAGAGGACGCCGAGGCGCTCACCCAGGACGTCTTCGTGGACGTCCTGCCGAAATTGGCCAAGGTCACCGGTGGCCACAGCGGTCTGCGGACCTTCATCTTCTCTGTGGCCCACGCCAGGCTGGTCGATTACCGGCGGCGGGCCGCACGCACGCCCTATTTGGCCGAATACGATCCCCGGGACGACGCCCGGTACGCCAAGTCCGCCGAGGATGAGGCTCTCGGATCCCTCGGCGGCATGTCCGGCACCCTGTCCCGGCTCAACGAGGAGCAACGGGAGGTCCTGGTCCTGCGGATCGTCGCGGACCTCTCCATCGAACAGGTGGCCGGCATCATGGACAAGACGCCGGGTGCCGTCAAACAGCTTCAGCGACGCGGGCTCAGTGCCCTGCGCGAACTCGTCACCGAAAAGGACCACGCAGCATCATGA
- a CDS encoding adenylosuccinate synthase codes for MPAIVIVGAQWGDEGKGKATDLLGGRVDYVVKPNGGNNAGHTVVIGGEKYELKLLPAGILSPNAVPIIGNGCVVNLEALFQEIDGLEARGADTSKLRISANAHLVAPYHQVLDKVTERFLGSRAIGTTGRGIGPAYMDKVARLGIRVQDVFDASILRQKVEGSLRQKNQLLVKVYNRRNIEVDEIVEYFLSFAERLRPLVIDSTFVLNKALDEGKVVLMEGGQATFLDVDHGTYPFVTSSNPTAGGASVGSGIGPTRISRSIGIIKAYTTRVGAGPFPTELFDEMGLYLQKTGGEFGVNTGRPRRCGWYDAVLARHASRVNGFTDYFVTKLDVLTGIEQIPVCVAYDVDGVRHDEMPMTQTEFHHAKPIFEYFEGWTEDITGARTLDDLPENARNYVLALEKLSGTRFSAIGVGPDRDQTIVINDLILD; via the coding sequence ATGCCAGCAATCGTGATCGTCGGAGCCCAATGGGGCGACGAAGGCAAAGGTAAAGCCACTGACCTGCTTGGCGGCCGCGTCGACTACGTCGTCAAGCCCAACGGCGGCAACAACGCGGGGCACACCGTCGTCATAGGCGGTGAGAAGTATGAGCTCAAGCTCCTTCCTGCCGGCATCCTGAGCCCGAACGCGGTTCCGATCATCGGCAACGGCTGCGTGGTGAACCTTGAAGCACTGTTCCAGGAGATCGACGGACTGGAAGCCCGCGGCGCGGACACCTCCAAGCTTCGCATTTCCGCCAACGCGCACCTCGTGGCGCCCTACCACCAGGTCCTGGACAAGGTCACCGAGCGTTTCCTGGGCAGCCGCGCCATCGGCACCACCGGCCGCGGCATCGGCCCCGCCTACATGGACAAGGTGGCCCGCCTGGGCATCCGCGTCCAGGACGTCTTCGACGCGTCCATCCTGCGCCAGAAGGTCGAAGGCTCGCTGCGCCAGAAGAACCAGTTGCTGGTCAAGGTCTACAACCGCCGCAACATCGAGGTGGACGAGATCGTGGAGTACTTCCTGTCCTTCGCCGAACGCCTCCGCCCGCTCGTCATCGACAGCACCTTCGTCCTGAACAAGGCGCTGGACGAGGGCAAGGTCGTGCTGATGGAGGGCGGCCAGGCCACGTTCCTGGACGTCGACCACGGCACCTACCCGTTCGTCACCTCCTCGAACCCGACGGCCGGCGGCGCCTCCGTGGGCTCGGGCATCGGCCCCACCCGGATCTCGCGCTCCATCGGCATCATCAAGGCGTACACCACCCGTGTGGGCGCCGGGCCGTTCCCCACGGAGCTGTTCGATGAGATGGGCCTGTACCTGCAGAAAACCGGCGGCGAATTCGGCGTCAACACCGGCCGACCGCGCCGCTGCGGCTGGTACGACGCCGTGCTGGCGCGCCATGCCTCCCGCGTCAACGGCTTCACGGACTACTTCGTCACCAAGCTGGACGTGCTCACCGGCATCGAGCAGATCCCGGTCTGCGTAGCCTACGACGTCGACGGCGTCCGGCACGACGAAATGCCGATGACCCAGACCGAGTTCCACCATGCCAAGCCGATCTTCGAGTACTTCGAAGGCTGGACCGAGGACATCACCGGCGCGCGCACCCTGGACGACCTTCCGGAGAATGCCAGGAACTACGTGCTGGCACTGGAGAAGCTCTCCGGCACCCGCTTCTCCGCGATCGGCGTCGGCCCGGACCGCGACCAGACCATCGTGATCAACGACCTGATCCTTGACTGA
- a CDS encoding cobalamin-independent methionine synthase II family protein, producing the protein MNQNTDHIRVTHAGSLPRTPELIAANEAKEADGITPEFLDLLESSVADIVRRQKDLGIDIPNDGEYGHTMSSSVDYGAWWNYSFSRLGGLEPTDVDRWADAGVHRSTPGNIVLTSFPDRRDRQKFNEAYNDPSSGILAHRKSVTQPKIAGPLSYTGHALVGSDIANLKAGLAAAGLTEGFVASLSPGSCARVANEYYKTDEELLYACADAMREEYKAIIDAGLTVQLDDPSLAESWDQINPEPSLADYLKFIQLRVEATNWALRGLPQDKIRLHVCWGSWHGPHTTDIPFADILDSVLQVTAGGYSFEAANVRHEHEWRVWEDSKLPKGKVIIPGVVSHATNVVEHPELVADRIVRFAELVGRENVIASTDCGLGGRVHPQIAFAKLEALGEGARRASKRLW; encoded by the coding sequence ATGAACCAGAACACCGACCACATCCGCGTCACCCACGCCGGCTCCTTGCCCCGCACCCCGGAACTGATCGCCGCGAACGAGGCCAAGGAAGCCGACGGCATCACCCCCGAATTCCTGGACCTGCTGGAAAGCTCGGTGGCGGACATCGTCCGGCGCCAGAAGGACCTCGGCATCGACATCCCCAACGATGGCGAGTACGGCCACACGATGTCCAGTTCGGTGGACTACGGGGCGTGGTGGAACTACTCCTTCTCCCGGCTCGGCGGCCTGGAACCGACCGATGTGGACCGCTGGGCCGACGCCGGTGTGCACCGCTCCACACCAGGCAACATCGTCCTGACGTCCTTCCCCGACCGCCGGGACCGGCAGAAGTTCAACGAGGCCTACAACGATCCGTCCTCCGGGATCCTGGCCCACCGCAAAAGCGTCACCCAGCCCAAAATCGCCGGGCCGCTGAGCTACACCGGTCACGCGCTCGTCGGCTCGGACATCGCGAACCTGAAGGCTGGCCTGGCCGCGGCGGGACTGACCGAGGGTTTTGTGGCCTCCCTGTCGCCGGGGTCCTGCGCCCGCGTCGCGAACGAGTACTACAAGACCGACGAGGAGCTCCTCTACGCCTGCGCCGACGCGATGCGCGAGGAGTACAAGGCCATCATCGACGCCGGCCTGACGGTCCAGCTGGATGACCCCTCGCTGGCCGAAAGCTGGGACCAGATCAACCCCGAGCCCAGCCTGGCGGACTACCTCAAGTTCATCCAGCTCCGGGTCGAGGCCACCAACTGGGCCCTGCGCGGCCTCCCCCAGGACAAGATCCGCCTGCACGTCTGCTGGGGATCCTGGCACGGCCCGCACACCACGGATATCCCCTTCGCGGACATCCTCGATTCGGTCCTGCAGGTCACCGCCGGCGGCTACTCCTTCGAAGCGGCAAATGTCCGCCACGAGCACGAATGGCGGGTGTGGGAAGACTCCAAGCTCCCCAAGGGCAAGGTCATCATCCCCGGCGTCGTATCGCACGCCACGAACGTGGTGGAGCACCCGGAGCTCGTGGCGGACCGGATCGTTCGTTTTGCCGAGCTGGTGGGGCGCGAAAATGTGATTGCGTCCACAGATTGCGGACTCGGCGGCCGGGTCCATCCCCAGATTGCCTTCGCCAAGCTGGAGGCCCTTGGCGAAGGCGCCCGCCGCGCCAGCAAGCGGCTCTGGTAG
- a CDS encoding uracil-DNA glycosylase, producing MTALATENFREELLSRRYEPSVAAVNELCDTLRANKAGTNVPYVDPMHDVDECRIISLFSNIGTEDESGFITAGDEEAATRMLGVQWKLGLRPEYIMPWNVHPWYVPGEPNGKFTPDQISAGLKPLLKFLAVVPRASVIVAHGTEANRLANLLLKTEVPMIWRRGLKTYKVRSLSGRAFAGTPARQEQYLEEMHTAYADAMARTGLAKTS from the coding sequence ATGACAGCCTTGGCCACTGAAAATTTCCGCGAAGAGCTCCTGAGCCGTCGCTACGAACCCAGCGTCGCGGCCGTCAACGAGCTCTGCGACACCCTGCGGGCCAACAAGGCTGGCACCAATGTACCCTACGTTGATCCGATGCACGACGTCGACGAATGCCGCATCATCAGCCTCTTCTCCAACATCGGGACCGAGGATGAGTCCGGCTTCATCACCGCCGGGGACGAGGAAGCCGCCACCCGGATGCTCGGCGTCCAGTGGAAGCTGGGCCTGCGCCCGGAATACATCATGCCGTGGAACGTCCACCCCTGGTACGTACCCGGTGAGCCCAACGGCAAGTTCACGCCGGACCAGATTTCCGCCGGCCTCAAGCCGCTGCTGAAGTTCCTCGCCGTCGTGCCCCGCGCCTCCGTGATCGTTGCCCACGGCACCGAGGCCAACCGCCTCGCCAATCTGCTGCTCAAGACCGAAGTGCCCATGATCTGGCGCCGCGGCCTGAAGACGTACAAAGTCCGCTCGCTCAGCGGCCGTGCCTTCGCTGGCACCCCGGCCCGGCAGGAGCAGTACCTCGAAGAAATGCACACTGCGTACGCGGATGCCATGGCCCGGACCGGACTCGCGAAGACCAGCTAA
- a CDS encoding DUF3151 domain-containing protein, protein MSDDFRKNLMGPEPTLLPAETEIYQHLALGQEALDLVEKHPTSSLLWAILAEEAWKEGRTIDSYAYSRVGYHRGLDSLRRNGWRGVGPIPWEHEPNRGFLRALYSLGRASAAIGEAEEPERIEKFLTDSDPTAKAAIEAEG, encoded by the coding sequence ATGTCCGACGACTTCCGCAAGAACCTGATGGGCCCCGAGCCCACGCTCCTGCCCGCGGAGACCGAAATCTACCAGCACCTGGCCCTGGGCCAGGAAGCCCTGGACCTGGTGGAGAAGCACCCGACGTCCTCGCTGCTCTGGGCCATCCTGGCCGAAGAAGCGTGGAAAGAGGGCCGGACCATCGATTCCTACGCTTACTCGCGGGTCGGCTACCACCGCGGCCTGGATTCGCTGCGCCGCAACGGCTGGCGCGGCGTCGGGCCGATCCCGTGGGAGCACGAACCCAACCGCGGCTTCCTCCGCGCCCTGTATTCGCTGGGCCGTGCCTCCGCCGCGATTGGCGAGGCCGAGGAGCCGGAGCGGATCGAGAAGTTCCTCACGGACTCCGATCCCACCGCCAAGGCGGCCATCGAGGCCGAGGGCTAA
- the fbaA gene encoding class II fructose-bisphosphate aldolase — translation MPIATPEIYSEMIDRAKTGGFAFPAVNVTSSQTLNAALRGFAEAESDGIVQVSTGGAAYWSGASTKDMVAGSLGFAAFAREVAKNYGVNIALHTDHCPKDKLDGFVLPLLAASEEEVKAGRNPLFNSHMWDGSAETLTENLRIARELLERTAAAKMILEVEIGTVGGEEDGVENAINDKLYTTVEDALATIEALGSGENGRYITALTFGNVHGVYKPGGVKLRPEILKDIQAQVGAKLGKTNPFDLVFHGGSGSTEKEIADAVSYGVIKMNIDTDTQYAYTRPVVDHMFRNYDGVLKVDGEVGNKKLYDPRVWGASAEAGLAARVVEAAQQLGSTGKTF, via the coding sequence ATGCCCATTGCAACCCCCGAGATCTACTCCGAGATGATCGACCGCGCAAAGACGGGCGGCTTCGCCTTCCCGGCCGTCAACGTCACGTCCTCGCAGACCCTGAACGCCGCACTCCGCGGCTTCGCCGAGGCCGAGTCCGACGGCATCGTCCAGGTCTCCACCGGCGGTGCGGCCTACTGGTCCGGCGCCTCCACCAAGGACATGGTCGCCGGCTCCCTGGGCTTCGCCGCGTTCGCCCGCGAGGTGGCGAAGAACTACGGCGTGAACATCGCGCTGCACACGGACCACTGCCCCAAGGACAAGCTGGACGGCTTTGTCCTGCCGCTCCTGGCCGCGTCCGAGGAAGAGGTCAAGGCCGGCCGCAACCCGCTCTTCAACTCGCACATGTGGGACGGCTCCGCCGAGACCCTCACCGAGAACCTGCGCATCGCCCGGGAACTGCTGGAGCGCACCGCCGCCGCCAAGATGATCCTCGAGGTCGAGATCGGCACCGTCGGCGGCGAGGAAGACGGCGTCGAGAACGCCATCAACGACAAGCTGTACACCACGGTCGAGGACGCCCTGGCCACCATCGAGGCCCTCGGCTCCGGCGAGAACGGCCGCTACATCACCGCCCTGACGTTCGGCAACGTGCACGGCGTGTACAAGCCCGGCGGGGTGAAGCTGCGTCCGGAGATCCTCAAGGACATCCAGGCACAGGTCGGCGCGAAGCTCGGCAAGACCAACCCCTTTGACCTGGTCTTCCACGGCGGCTCCGGCTCCACCGAGAAGGAAATCGCGGACGCCGTGTCCTACGGTGTCATCAAGATGAACATCGACACCGACACCCAGTACGCCTACACCCGCCCCGTGGTGGATCACATGTTCCGCAACTACGACGGCGTGCTGAAGGTCGACGGCGAGGTCGGCAACAAGAAGCTCTACGATCCGCGCGTCTGGGGCGCCTCCGCCGAGGCCGGCCTTGCCGCCCGCGTCGTCGAGGCAGCCCAGCAGCTCGGCTCCACCGGCAAGACCTTCTGA
- a CDS encoding TrmH family RNA methyltransferase, producing the protein MPGGGHWDPELLAEGDRRNVVDKYRYWKHDAIVADLDSRRHNFHIAIENWQHDLNIGTVVRTANAFLAKEVHIIGRRRWNRRGAMVTDRYQHIRHHPTVEDFVAWAQGEGLAIIGIDIFPDSVPLETYELPKDCVLVFGQEGPGLTPEVHEAALATLSIEQFGSTRSINAASAAAIAMHAWIRRHVFGQLPGHG; encoded by the coding sequence CTGCCCGGGGGCGGACACTGGGATCCGGAACTCCTGGCCGAGGGCGACCGCCGCAACGTCGTGGACAAGTACCGCTACTGGAAGCACGACGCGATCGTTGCGGACCTCGATTCCCGACGCCACAACTTCCACATCGCCATCGAGAACTGGCAGCACGACCTCAACATCGGCACGGTGGTGCGCACCGCCAACGCGTTCCTCGCCAAGGAGGTGCACATCATCGGCCGACGCCGGTGGAACCGCCGCGGGGCCATGGTCACCGACCGCTACCAGCACATCCGCCACCACCCCACGGTCGAGGACTTCGTGGCCTGGGCGCAGGGGGAGGGGCTGGCGATCATCGGGATCGACATCTTCCCGGACTCCGTGCCGCTGGAAACCTACGAACTGCCCAAGGACTGCGTGCTGGTGTTCGGGCAGGAAGGGCCGGGCCTGACGCCGGAGGTCCACGAGGCCGCGCTCGCGACCCTGTCGATCGAGCAGTTCGGCTCCACCCGCTCCATCAACGCCGCCTCCGCCGCGGCCATCGCGATGCACGCCTGGATCCGCCGGCACGTCTTCGGCCAGCTCCCGGGACACGGCTAA
- a CDS encoding HAD-IIA family hydrolase: MADQRADQRAEPDETRTSASLYRSGQDIECWLTDMDGVLVHENQPIPGAAELIQRWVDTSRRFLVLTNNSIYTPRDLAARLRSSGLEIPEENIWTSALATAQFLKDQVRGSESGNRAYTIGEAGLTTALHEAGFILTDQDPDFVVLGETRTYSFEAITMAIRLILGGARFIATNPDATGPSKDGPMPATGAIAALITKATGREPYIVGKPNPMMFRSAMNQIDAHSETTAMIGDRMDTDIIAGMEAGLHTVLVLSGITHRDDIAAYPFRPNQILNSVADLKNQI; the protein is encoded by the coding sequence ATGGCGGACCAGCGCGCGGACCAAAGGGCAGAGCCAGACGAAACACGTACATCGGCGTCGTTGTACCGCAGCGGCCAGGACATCGAGTGCTGGCTGACGGATATGGACGGCGTGCTGGTCCATGAGAACCAGCCCATCCCCGGGGCCGCTGAACTCATCCAGCGCTGGGTAGACACTTCCCGGCGGTTCCTGGTCCTGACCAACAACTCCATCTACACGCCCCGGGACCTCGCGGCCCGGCTGCGGTCCTCGGGCCTGGAAATCCCGGAGGAGAACATCTGGACGTCGGCGCTGGCCACGGCCCAGTTCCTCAAGGACCAGGTGCGGGGCTCGGAATCGGGCAACCGCGCCTACACGATCGGCGAGGCAGGGCTGACGACGGCGCTGCACGAGGCCGGCTTCATCCTCACGGACCAGGACCCGGACTTTGTGGTGCTCGGCGAGACCCGTACCTATTCCTTTGAGGCCATCACCATGGCCATCCGCCTGATCCTGGGCGGCGCGCGGTTCATCGCGACCAACCCGGACGCCACCGGCCCGTCGAAGGACGGCCCGATGCCGGCCACCGGCGCCATCGCGGCGCTCATTACGAAGGCGACCGGCCGGGAGCCCTACATCGTGGGGAAGCCGAACCCGATGATGTTCCGCTCGGCGATGAACCAGATCGACGCGCACTCGGAAACGACGGCCATGATCGGGGACCGGATGGACACGGACATCATTGCCGGCATGGAGGCCGGGCTGCACACGGTGCTGGTGCTCAGCGGCATCACGCACCGGGACGATATCGCCGCGTACCCGTTCCGGCCCAACCAGATCCTGAACTCCGTGGCGGACCTGAAGAACCAGATCTAG
- a CDS encoding thioesterase domain-containing protein: MPPVPEAEDQGGPGSTETRWLRHAAELKRFSRRSFLTGTGSASLLAADMIFTRWVQSERRVNKILTVPDETAEKYFPNASWFLFPGYKTSWEEALWILNALRGSLTKRGQLAAVGYSNVGLDIDKIVIAVIEHVRAHKLSTLYFYGHSFGGMVATQVAARLRELHGVEASFILLDSSPFSRSDVLDQSWFEGVVFLYESGFRFPTVLRGGYELGERMLHKDERSWGQVWDQTLEQLSPIAPSSVLIQSESAYIYHFDASRYVGNLGGTRMAFIGNPKDSTVDYETARDGWRLTFAANMASDGLRTDGARPAHASPGWSPSVYRPIIEELEDELFPLPAGGGKKTAF, encoded by the coding sequence GTGCCGCCTGTACCGGAAGCCGAGGATCAGGGCGGGCCCGGTTCCACCGAGACCCGCTGGCTCCGGCATGCCGCCGAACTGAAGAGGTTTTCGCGGCGGAGCTTCCTGACCGGGACGGGGTCCGCCTCACTGCTGGCCGCGGACATGATCTTCACGAGGTGGGTGCAGTCCGAGCGCCGGGTGAACAAGATCCTCACGGTGCCGGACGAGACGGCCGAAAAATACTTCCCGAACGCCAGCTGGTTCCTGTTTCCCGGTTACAAGACGAGCTGGGAGGAGGCGCTGTGGATCCTGAACGCCCTCCGTGGTTCCCTCACTAAGCGGGGCCAGCTTGCCGCCGTCGGGTACTCCAACGTGGGGCTGGACATCGACAAGATCGTCATCGCCGTGATCGAGCACGTGCGCGCCCACAAGCTCAGCACCCTCTATTTCTACGGCCACAGCTTCGGTGGCATGGTGGCAACCCAAGTGGCCGCCCGCCTCCGCGAACTGCACGGTGTCGAAGCGTCCTTCATCCTGCTCGACTCCAGCCCCTTCAGCCGATCCGACGTGCTGGACCAGAGCTGGTTCGAGGGGGTGGTGTTCCTCTACGAGAGCGGATTCCGTTTCCCCACGGTGCTGCGGGGCGGCTACGAGCTCGGCGAACGGATGCTCCACAAGGATGAGCGCAGCTGGGGCCAGGTGTGGGACCAGACCCTGGAACAGCTGTCTCCGATCGCGCCCTCCAGCGTGCTGATCCAGTCCGAATCCGCCTACATCTACCACTTTGACGCGAGCCGTTACGTCGGAAACCTCGGCGGAACCCGGATGGCGTTCATCGGCAATCCCAAGGACAGCACCGTGGACTATGAGACCGCCCGGGACGGCTGGCGGCTGACCTTTGCGGCGAACATGGCCTCCGACGGGCTGCGCACGGACGGGGCCCGGCCCGCCCATGCCAGCCCGGGATGGAGCCCGTCCGTCTACCGTCCGATCATTGAAGAACTCGAGGACGAGCTCTTCCCGCTGCCGGCCGGCGGCGGGAAGAAGACAGCGTTCTGA
- a CDS encoding GAF and ANTAR domain-containing protein yields MPPSEQSLAVAETLGTEQSVNTVDRIQNLILDSADFEEFLNELARFSAHQVAGAGDDALCGITLLRDRKAATIGWSSDSAREVDEIQYRLSQGPCLTAAQEEREVYVPDLFEEDRWGPDYASAVASHGLRSVLSVPFHLQGEAQAALNLYSDMPRKFDGDVAARARGYTREISQALRLAVRFSLHTDSATNLRATLESRTVIDMAVGIVMAQNRCDQATAVRILTEASSNGNVKLRDIATSLVQSVGGSGTRTHFEEPARKKAV; encoded by the coding sequence ATGCCCCCGTCCGAACAGTCCCTGGCGGTCGCAGAAACCCTGGGTACCGAACAGTCGGTGAACACCGTCGACCGGATCCAGAACCTCATCCTGGACAGCGCGGATTTCGAGGAGTTCCTCAACGAACTCGCGCGCTTCTCGGCGCACCAGGTGGCTGGCGCCGGTGATGACGCACTGTGCGGCATCACGCTGTTGAGGGACCGCAAGGCCGCCACGATCGGCTGGAGCAGCGACTCCGCCCGGGAAGTGGACGAGATCCAGTACCGGCTGTCCCAGGGTCCGTGCCTGACCGCAGCCCAGGAAGAGCGCGAGGTCTACGTTCCGGATCTCTTCGAGGAAGACCGCTGGGGCCCGGACTATGCCAGTGCCGTGGCCTCGCACGGGCTGCGCTCGGTGTTGTCCGTGCCGTTCCACCTCCAGGGCGAGGCCCAGGCCGCGCTGAACCTGTACTCGGACATGCCGCGTAAGTTCGACGGCGACGTTGCCGCCCGGGCCCGGGGATACACCCGCGAAATTTCGCAGGCGCTGCGGCTCGCCGTCCGGTTCTCGCTGCACACGGACAGTGCCACGAACCTGCGGGCCACGCTTGAATCCCGCACCGTGATTGACATGGCCGTGGGCATTGTCATGGCGCAGAACCGCTGTGACCAGGCGACTGCTGTCCGGATCCTCACCGAGGCGTCCAGCAACGGCAACGTCAAACTGCGGGACATCGCAACCTCGCTGGTGCAGTCGGTGGGCGGATCCGGGACCCGGACGCACTTCGAAGAGCCCGCCCGGAAAAAAGCCGTCTGA